The following nucleotide sequence is from Drosophila simulans strain w501 chromosome 3L, Prin_Dsim_3.1, whole genome shotgun sequence.
CGCACTAACAGCAGATAAATAGATAAATATAAGCCAAGGTTACCCAGTACCCAGCGCCCCAGCATGGAGATCAGGCGCACCTCTCGACCATATCTTTGGTACACAccagtgctgctgctgctcggccTTTGGCTGGGTACGGTTTTGGCCAAGGGCGCCAGCAATCAGTCGGCCACTGCCGCCAACTCACAAGCCTGGCAGCGATATCACAGTCAGGCACTCAATGCGTCGCCAGCGCCGCCCGATGAATTGGAGATTTTGGATGCCCCCGCCACGCTTGAGATACATTCGCCCCATGAAACCCATTTGACTCGCACCTCCGTCATTTTCGGACTGACCAAAGTGGCCAACGAGAGCAGCGTCAGCGGAAAATGCCACGCGCAGCTGCGACAAATGCAGCGCGGCATACTCGGCAAACAGCCATGGGCCATGAAGGGTGAGTTGATAAAataagcagaaaaaaaattattttcaaatacatATGGGCACAAGGGTATCGTAAGTTCCCCGATTACTAGTTGACttcctaaaaaaaattaataacacgTCCCCAGAGGCAAACCTTAATCCAATAATGTACATGTGTTCAATCTCCAATCAGTACGCAGATTAGTTTTGACACTTATTACTTTGAACGCAAATTATGTGATTCACCaaataaacagttttctattaaaaatcGCACATAAGTAAGTTCCTGACAAGTGAACcgtacgaaaaaaaaaacttaaaaaaattgtttagatAAGCTTATGAGTCACGATAACAAATAATGCAAAGATTGTGAATTACCAGACTTCTAagcaaatttcaaaattaacaaTCATGGACtttatattttgataatcCCATTTTTTGGGCACAAAGAGcaattgatttgaaattcGCTATGTAGGTTGAAGCCTTGAGCACAAAACCTGTTAACGTGTTGTTAATTGGAATGTTATTGAATTTTCCCGCAGTTCTGGATGCTTCGGGAACAAAGCCCTCCGGCTTCGTATATGGTCAGAACTACTGGCTGGGAAGCCGCGAAGCTTGTCGCGGCGTCCAAAGACCCGTGGGCATAACCCTGTCAAAGAACTTCGATCGTGTTATGCACTATGGAATTATCACCCAGCAGGCGCCCTTCGACATGGACTATCGGGTTTTATACCTCCGTCACAATTCTCCGTGGCAGGTGGAGATTAAGCTGATGTCCGAGCAGATTATACACATTGGCCTGTGCCTGCCAAGTGCCTGCAGTTCGGTTGAAGTTCAGAGGCTAGCCCAGGACTATGTGGCTGGCGGAATGTTCACTGAAAACGAGATATTCGACATAAAACCGGAAGTGGTCTACATGAAGGATCTGCAGCTGAAGGAGGAATTCTTCGAGAGGGCCAGCTTCCGTCTCGTGGTGGCCTGTGTTCTGGTCACTGGCACACTTATGCTTTGTGCTCAACAACTGCATGCCACTAGTAAAATGCCATCTACCTCTGAGGATCCTCGGGATCGTGACTTGGCACCCGCGGAATCGGAAATATGGCGTGGACTCAACTCCCTGCTCCAAATAGAGAAACTGCAGAGATACGTAACTTGCTGGGATGTTCCCGGCAATTGGGCAAAAATTTTTGCGATTAGGGAGAACACTCCGAATGAAATTCCCTTGATGAATGGCCTGCGATCTGTATGCGCTATCTGGATCATGGTCTTCCACGTGGTGTGGTTCATGTACTTCACTGTCCACAATAAAACGGTGCTGATTTCGTATGCCGAACAGGCCTTCTTCCAATACGTCTCGTCGGCTCCTCTGCTCGTGGATGTCTTCTTTACCATCAGGTGGGTTCGATAGAAACCATTGATAGAAACCATAAACCTTTatccaaatttttttttttttcagtggcTTCCTGCAAACATTTAACTTCCTCAGAAACTCCCGACAGTTGGAGGCAGTACGTCGAAATAGCTTCAGCGAAAACCTAAAGCTCTTTGGCAAACTGCTCTTCCATCGTTATTTGCGTCTTGGACCCCTTTACCTGGTGGTCATGGCCACCGTGGACTTGGTATACGCCTATATTGGAGATGTCTCAGTTTACCACATCAACGAGCGATTCGATGAGATGTGTACGCGGCACTGGTGGCGCAATCTTTTGTTCATTCAAAACCTCTTCGACCATCGGGACATGTGCGCCAATTGGAGCTGGTCCTTGGCCTGCGAAATGCAGTTCTTTATCCTGGCCAACGCTCTGCTGTTCCTCTATGTGAAGTAAGTTATTAGGTccattacttaaaaatataaatacgaaataaacGATACCCTTTTCATTGATAAATAGATATCCCAAGGTGGTCAAGTCTCTAGTGATCTCTTCTTTTGTGGCCACCATCGCTTGGTCCTACGGCATCGGACTGAGCATCAAGTTCCAATTGTCCTTCGACGCGGCCTTTGCCACGGGAACAGAGATCTATACATCGCCCTTCGTGAGGGTCCTTCCATATATCCTGGGAGCTGTAACGGCTTGGCTATTGCAAGAGAACCGAATCCAGTTGGAGATCAGCGAGCAAAAGGAACGGGCATGCTGGCACTTTGCCTTATTCGTCTTCTTCGCCTGCATTTACTCGACTGTCAAAAGGGATCTTGGACCTCTGATGGCCATCACGCTTTTCGTGATGGGTCGCCTGttcttttcgctcagtgtatgCTGGATGATAGCGCGCAGCTGCGTTGGCCGGGGGGTGTGGTGGTCACGCCTGCTGGAGGCCAAGGGCTTCCAACATGTCAGTCGACTGTCCTACGCCATTTACCTTCTCAACCCGCTGGTCATAGCGTTATTCTACAGTTTAACCAACGCGAGCACGCATGCGGATCCTTTCATGCTGGTGAGTACCATGTCGACACCTTTAAGACTTTCTAATAACATTGTCATCAATTTCAGTGCGTGGTGACCTGCGGCTTTGCTGTCATAGTCTACCTGGCCTCCATCCTCTTTTCGCTGGCCTTTGAGCTGCCCTTCAGCAATCTTTCAAGTTTGCTAAATCGACGGCAGAGCAAGCCGAAATCTATTTAAAGATGCTAGCCCTAAACTAGATCGTTAAGGTCACCGCACACGCCTCCATCTGACAATTGTGATTGCTTTCATGTACAACTAATCATTATTATCGAATCACTAAACTTAGTCTTGTCTTAGTCAATGTTACTTATATGTACTTATATGTTATATCCTGTACTGCGGTGGAAACCATACTTAATAAGATAATCACTAGCTGTAAATGTACGTAAACACATTATTCCCCAGCACAGAATATACATACAACtgttgaaaacatttaaaaatcgGAATAATTTACTCGatatattgtattattattattattattgtattatatGATCGTAAGGCAGTGGAATTCACATTAGGTAAagtaatacaaaatattgttttaagtcaatttgcatatgtcaTAGTATCCAGCACACACTTcacatttctttaaaaattcagCATAGGGATTCGGTCCAGTAGAGACAAAAAACATTCGTACGCGCCTTAAAATATCCGACGAATGCTCTTCAATTTCATTGAAGTCCCACTTTGGATGGTGCTTACTTATGCACAGTATTATCTGATATATAATGGATTCGGTGGGAAAATAATACTTCAGTGTTTGGCACATCTCCTCCCTCACAGTTTCCACAAATGTTTGCGTTAGCTCCATTATAAGCTTGAAAGTGTCTACTTCCAAATGCTCTGACATGCTACTTATCAAAATGTCGAAGCTCTCTGAGCTTGCAATATGTTCCTTGAGTTGGGTTCCGTATTCTCTCAGGTTTATATCATGTCCCTTGATTTTAATAGATCCATTTTCTGAAAGATCATTTTGAGTATTTTCTGGGTTTTCAGCCTCCATACgtttttttgatttctttcTCTTGTTATCAATGGGCTGAAATATTTTATCTAGCGCCGCTTTTGAGGGCACTCCATTGCAACTACGAATGAGATTCACATTACCCTCAATTTTAACTGATTCCTCAGCAATCTTATCCCACGCCGATCTAGAAATGgttttatttagattttcaAGCAATATGAATCCTTTGGTACCTACCGTTGCTGATTAACAAGGATGCTGGGATCATTATTGATACTGTTCATCAGCGATCCAAGGCGTAAATTGTTAAGATTATTCGTAAATAATACTAAGGAATCGGATAGTCTAGGCACATCACCAGGTTGTGGAGAACCATGAGGATCCTACGTAAAAGACGAacaattttaacaaaattatgttaatataatataggGTTCATACCAAAATCGACGAGAGCATCTTTTCACCGGGGCAGAAGTCGTAAACCGGTTCAGGGAAAACCATGAATGGATCTGATTGTATAATGATTTTTCTATGTTTAATAGTCATTCTGGATGCTTTTTTCAATGATTCGGGTGTTATTGGCTTAtcttccatatttgggtaacaCATCTGAGTGGTAGAATACGTTTTTAGCTCAACGCGACCATCGATTTGCTTGTAGACTCCAAGATTCGGGGTGACCATTATACCTGCGCCAAAGCCCGTATGGGTCACAAATCGTTTCCAGGAATCAGCTATTGAGTACTGTGACACATATGACATGCAACAGTCAACGTTGCTGGAGTGCCCAGTTTCATCTTGttcaaatgtaaaatataatacatttcTTGATTTACTTTTCCCTACCGAGCTTACCCACGCATCGACGGCATCGAAACACCGGATATAGGCGCCAGGATCTACTTTCTTCGGCCATCTTGGAATCATATACATTATCCACAAGCATCACAAAAAATAAGGACGTGAGTGACTGCCCTTTGGAGTATTTTCCTGATATGAGAAGGtagataatatataatatatattatttatataactataactataactCACTATAACTCCAAATCCAATGAAACATGTTAGACTCGCAATGCAGCTGAGACAACTTTGCcttcaaaatgttttcttgACCCGACGATATTCTGCGAACCTTGAGCTTtataatttgccattttttcgaATGAATCCTACTTACAGATCCCAGGTTATATCGTCGCCATGGCCCAGGATGTCGGCAAACTTTTGCTGCACTTCTCTCACTGTGGGAACTAAGTTTCCCTCCCCTTTTGCAGCGCTCATTTTTGCAAACTTTTATTCCTGCTTATCTATAGAATTTCTTTGTTGCACGTAGAAGATGGAAGTTGCAACATAAAGCGCCTATCGATAGTCTGTATTAACGAACTGTCACTATCTAAATAATAATCACTAATAAAAAAATCTTATAATGTATTCACCAGTCATTTTAAGGATTtttgtaatataaataaacatttttacacaTATCTAAGACCTATTTGAGCAACCCTTATCAAAATGTATGTCTCTAAATGTTTATGATCACCCAAAAATTGCTCTCATTCGACAGTTTGTATTTCATTGTTTATAAATGGCATCATTATTCAACgaattcattattattataatatttgttataaaagtataattacaaaatgttGATGACTTTATACGATATGAGTGCAATTCAGagaaagttaaaaaaaaatgtatttcctaTCGGTTGAATCAATAATCATTGcgttaacttaacttaaaacTTGCGAATGGCGACTGAGCCGATGCACTTTAATCGATAGCAATTGTGGGCAGATGGATCTTGAAAATCTAGACAAGCTAGATAAGTAAGCGATAGAAATGGTCACCCCAAATTTTAAACGCATGTCGATGCTTGTGTTCCATCCCTATCTCCCGCTCTCAGTTAACATTCCAGTGGCGTATACAGGAAGTGGCGTATTTTGGAATTATATactttaacatatattttaataccACAAATgctaatattattaaatttttttgttaaaaatattgttaaaaactAGTTTTCTTAAGCtctgaatattaaaaaattgtatgaATGCAAATCCCTTACTGCCCTTAACTACAACGCCACTGTCAAATATAACAGTGAGTTTCGCCGCCTTAACAGCAACTGAGAGCGGGTAACAGCGCGAGAGAAATTCAAAcggggcagcaacaaaaaagaagaaaaagacgGGTAATAACGCTACGCTTCTCAGTTACTCAGTTCCGAACgggcaaaaaacaatttagcGCCCTCTGAAACGCtctgtgttttattttccacttaaaatattaaaaaaaatgcataaaaattgcaCACGTCGCTGATAACTCGCTGGTATACTTATTGTCTAAAATACTGGCTTTTCCTTTCAAATCATTTGGAAAATATGACATGATAAGTGAACAGTAGCCGCGCCGAGAATTTTTGGATGAGTGGCGGCTGTTATTCCGtttatttttgagtttgtCTTAAAAACCCCAAGCgcataaacaattaaagtCAGACAACACCATCGttaaacgaattaaaagtgaataAGAGCGTTGTCAACGCCTTTTTGGGCagtgaaaaaaaggaaagagaaaTCCAGGCCCAGCATCCTTCAGcctgcttcttcttcctcctcttcatctccttttgcatttcttttcgCCGCGTCTGTATAGGTGTTCGTGttggtgtgtttgtgtgcaagCTTGAAAATTTTGTTAAGTTAAGTAAATTTATTCCAGatgccaacaacaaattgatGCCAAAAATCTATACAAATTCGGTGCTGCGTGCGCGTGTGTGTTGAATTAGCACTCCCAATTggcgtctctttcgctctaACTCCGTTTTTGAACTGTTACCCAAAGCGATgcgtgtgtgtaagtgtgcgtgagtgcttcacatggaaattaattaaaaacgcacCTTTGTTGCCATTTCCCTCGCTCTCTCGCAAGGATTCGAATGACTGGCTAATGAGGAAGCAGCCAGGCAAACAACCAGCAggtaaatattaatacataaaaaaagcataaaatgtatgaaattaattatgagAGTACTTGGATACTATCTCTCCTGCTTTCGAGGGGTTttgccttttcctttttcttatCAGCAACCATTGAACAGCATCCTATTGTTGTCATTGTTGCTGCGGGGGCGGACACTTGCtttctcgctcgctctctttcATGTGTGGGTcgcgttttttgttgttattttatatacGCATCTATCTCTTCTTTCGCTCTTTTCTTCGCCTTTAAGaggcgttgttgttgtgtgctCTTCTTTTGTGCTTTTTTCCAACATGaattttcttcgcttttttttagCACGTCGCTGTCGCTGAGGACTGACCTTGAACAAGTTCAGGCACAGTGGCACGCATGCCTGTTTGTCGTCCTCCGTTTTGGCTCGTCTGCTCCTTTTCGCCTTTTTCAGCTCCTTGTCCTTGGCCTGTCCCACTGTGCCGCCTCGCTCCGTCTCCCTCTTCGTATCTCTCTGTGTGCCTCGCTCCCATTTGAATGTTTGCCCAAGACTGAGAGAGTGTTTACCTCATCACTTAGGTACAGTGGAAATCTCACTAGTTCCGATACACCGcttatcaataaaaataaccCATTTCTATATCAATTTGTCCTGATACCAATCAAGTCATATGTACGCAACATATTACATATTCAATAGATTTGTTATCTCAAGAAGAAGTCGCTAAGAAGTCTGTGTTCGAGTCCCACCAAGATAGCACCATATCTCCAAGAGCGATATTTTggatctagaccgattttttttgtgattattgtaataataataataggcATATAACACGTGTACtctaaattaacatttaatatatatcgTTTTTATTCCGTTCAGTTTGAAGTTCATTGTTTGCATTGGCGCTTTAAATTTTCAATCACATGCTCGTTGGCGAAGCTCTGATTTTTAATTGCGCCAGCTTCCGCGAGaagctctcgctctctctttttccCACTTGCATCTCCCCTCGATCGGCCGTCTCTGTCGAATGGGCTTTAACGCTTTTTTTTCAGTGGCCTAACATAACGTTGTCTTCGCTTTGCTGTTGGCTGTTTGTTTGCGTATCAGCTGCTGTCGCCGCTTTTCGCCCCTTTGCGCCTTCTGGCCCACTGATAACCGGCGGTGCGAAGCGTTAGACGTCGGCGGTGTTACTTTTATTGGTCCGTACAGTGACCCCGAGATTCTCCGCCGACGTAACGTCACGTCAACGTAAGCGTTTTCAGCTTTTTGCTTTCTCTTTTACTCCCTCATGCCGCGCCAAAAAATTTTCGACACGTACGAACTGCTATTCATTATTAAAACCCGAATTTCGAGTGATTTGCGATCGTAAACAGTACATCTGTGAAAATACATTCTTATGTCTCACAAACATAATCTTTCATCTGTTTTCTACATGCTTTTAGGTTTttccactcgactcacacaTATTACTATTATTCATGATTTTCTGAGATATGCTAAAAGTAATCGGCATTTCCATAGATGATTTGGCGATTTCCACAGAAGTTTGTGTATAAAGCATATTGTATCTTCGAACATAATATTCCATTCCGTTCAATCATGTGATCCCTCATGTGATACTTTCATATGAAAtgcttcatttaaatataatatt
It contains:
- the LOC6736797 gene encoding uncharacterized protein LOC6736797, which translates into the protein MSAAKGEGNLVPTVREVQQKFADILGHGDDITWDLISSGQENILKAKLSQLHCESNMFHWIWSYRKYSKGQSLTSLFFVMLVDNVYDSKMAEESRSWRLYPVFRCRRCVDETGHSSNVDCCMSYVSQYSIADSWKRFVTHTGFGAGIMVTPNLGVYKQIDGRVELKTYSTTQMCYPNMEDKPITPESLKKASRMTIKHRKIIIQSDPFMVFPEPVYDFCPGEKMLSSILDPHGSPQPGDVPRLSDSLVLFTNNLNNLRLGSLMNSINNDPSILVNQQRSAWDKIAEESVKIEGNVNLIRSCNGVPSKAALDKIFQPIDNKRKKSKKRMEAENPENTQNDLSENGSIKIKGHDINLREYGTQLKEHIASSESFDILISSMSEHLEVDTFKLIMELTQTFVETVREEMCQTLKYYFPTESIIYQIILCISKHHPKWDFNEIEEHSSDILRRVRMFFVSTGPNPYAEFLKKCEVCAGYYDICKLT
- the LOC6736796 gene encoding nose resistant to fluoxetine protein 6 encodes the protein MEIRRTSRPYLWYTPVLLLLGLWLGTVLAKGASNQSATAANSQAWQRYHSQALNASPAPPDELEILDAPATLEIHSPHETHLTRTSVIFGLTKVANESSVSGKCHAQLRQMQRGILGKQPWAMKVLDASGTKPSGFVYGQNYWLGSREACRGVQRPVGITLSKNFDRVMHYGIITQQAPFDMDYRVLYLRHNSPWQVEIKLMSEQIIHIGLCLPSACSSVEVQRLAQDYVAGGMFTENEIFDIKPEVVYMKDLQLKEEFFERASFRLVVACVLVTGTLMLCAQQLHATSKMPSTSEDPRDRDLAPAESEIWRGLNSLLQIEKLQRYVTCWDVPGNWAKIFAIRENTPNEIPLMNGLRSVCAIWIMVFHVVWFMYFTVHNKTVLISYAEQAFFQYVSSAPLLVDVFFTISGFLQTFNFLRNSRQLEAVRRNSFSENLKLFGKLLFHRYLRLGPLYLVVMATVDLVYAYIGDVSVYHINERFDEMCTRHWWRNLLFIQNLFDHRDMCANWSWSLACEMQFFILANALLFLYVKYPKVVKSLVISSFVATIAWSYGIGLSIKFQLSFDAAFATGTEIYTSPFVRVLPYILGAVTAWLLQENRIQLEISEQKERACWHFALFVFFACIYSTVKRDLGPLMAITLFVMGRLFFSLSVCWMIARSCVGRGVWWSRLLEAKGFQHVSRLSYAIYLLNPLVIALFYSLTNASTHADPFMLCVVTCGFAVIVYLASILFSLAFELPFSNLSSLLNRRQSKPKSI